TTCTTTTAACTCCAGCTCAGCAATAATCTGTCTTTTCATTGTAGTGTGGATGTAATCTTTTGCTTCAGCATAAGAAATACTATATTTTCTTGGAATATCCTGAAAATGAACCGGGAAATCAGCTAATAACTTTTCGTAGTAAACATTCAATTGTTCCTGATCCGGCATTTCAAATTGTAATTTTACCTGAAATCTTCTCAATAAAGCCGTATCGATGCTGTTGTAATAATTGGTAGCACAGATTAACAAACTGTCGGTTGGGAAATAATCAATTAACTGGATTATCGTGTTTACCAAACGTTTCAATTCGGCTACATCCTTATCATCGTTATCACGGCTTTTCCCAATCTGGTCAAATTCATCCAGAAATAGAACCGCTTTTTCGCGGATCGCTTTATCAAAAATGGCTTTTACATTTTTAGAAGTCTCGCCAATTTTAGCATTAATTAAAGTGCTGAGGTTTATAATCACGATGCTTTTGTTTAAAGCTGTCGCAATTGCTTTTGCTGTTGTGGTTTTGCCACAGCCAGAATGTCCGTGAAGCAGTATTTTATTATCAACCTTAAGATTGTACTTTTTTAATTCGTCGATATATTTATGCTCCTTAATAATTTGAGTCAAAGCCAATTTATTCTCTTCGCTGAAAAGAAGATCATCGAGCGCAATTTTTTCAGTATCAGTTACAACAAGTTCGTACAGATTCATTTTAGATTGTATTTGGTGCAAAATTAGGCTTTATTCTGCAATATTCTCATTCCAGATTTCTTTTCCCAAAAATCGGTTTCCAAAAATAGAAGTTCCCACCCGCACCATGTTTGAACCTTCGGCAATGGCGAGTTCCAAATCCTGCGACATTCCCATCGAAAGTTTTAAATCAGTTATACCGTCAATTTTGGCATTGTAGATTTCATCTCGTATTTCCCGAAGCAATCGGAGAGAAGGTCTCATTTTTTCCTTTTCGACATCTAATAAACCAATCGTCATTAACCCTTTGATTGTAAGAGTTTCATATTGCTTTATTTCTCTTATAAATGAAATAACTGCATCTGGAGCCAGACCAAATTTGCTTTCCTCAAAAGAAGTATTGACCTGAACGAAAACATCAAGTTTTCTGCCTTCTTTCTGCAATTGTTTGTCTAATTCCTGCGCAAGACTTAATCGGTCAAGAGATTGAATACAAGTTGCATATTTTAAAACATCTTTGATTTTGTTCGTCTGAAGATGACCAATAAAATGACGTTCAATATTAAGATTTCGTAGTTCCGAATCTTTATCACGGAGTTCCTGCATCTTATTTTCGCCCATTAAAGTTTCTCCGGCTTCAATGGCAATACGGATTTTTTCGGCAGGTACCGTTTTCGTTGCAAGCAATAACTGAACATCAGCCGAATCTCTGCCTGCGGTTTTACAGGCGTTTTCTATTCGCTCATGCACCTGTTTTAAATTCAAAATAATATCCTCTTTCATAAGTGCAAAGTTATCAAGGTGTTGGATTGTAAAAAAGATCCAGTTTTTTCTATCTGAAGTAGTCCAGAGTATAGACCAGAAAATGTCCAAAATTGACAAAACTGGATGATTTAGTAGTTAGGATACCTAACTAATTTTGTCCTGACAATGAAGTCAAAATTAAATCAAATCAAAATGAGCAAATCAATTTTTTATCACGCAGGCTGTCCGGTTTGCGTAAGCGCAGAACACGACATTTTAAATTTAGTTCAGGATGTTGAAGTAGTAAATATTGGAGAAGACAGATCTCGTATTGGCGAAGCTCAAAAAGCGGGAGTACAATCGGTTCCGGCTTTGGTTACACCAAACGGAAATGTACTGCACATTAATTTTGGAGCCTCTATGGAGGATGTGATTGGGTAAATATAAAGACCTCTTTGGGGTAGATCCCGAAGAGGTTTTTATTAAACAAAGAATTTAATTTTTTTAACACATAGGAACATAGTTTTTACGAACGTGGTAGTAGACGTTTCACTCATTGAAACAAACATAGCTATGTGTCAAAACTAGTTTTTTGAAATACTTTTTTTAGAGATTGCAAACCTATGTTCCTATGTGTTTAAATAAATTTAAATACAACAACAAACAATAAACAATAAAAATATGAAAGTAGCAGTATGGGATACTTATGTAACCCGAAAAGACGGAAAAATTATGCATTTTGATATTCTGGTTGATGAGAATACAGTTGATACCAATCAGATTTTCGAATATGGAAAAGAATATCTTAAAACAGTTTCTCAGGAAGGTCAGCCATTGACTTCAAATGAATGTCGATTTTGCCACATTGATAAAGCGCCGGCAGAAATTGAAAATCAAATTCGCGAGAACGGATTTTCGATTATTGAAATGGAAAACTGTAATTAATTTTCAATCTGATTGATCCTTTGGGTGAAATTTTTTTAACACATAGAAACATAGACATATAAACTTAAAAAAGGCGTTTCACTAGTTTAAATGCAAATAGTTTAGCTATGTGTGGAAACTAGTTTCTTCTACTTTCTTTTTTTGACACAAAAATCTATGTCTCTATGTGTTAAAGCGATTGTACCTAACGTGTTCCGATTATTAATTCTATAGACTGAAAGTGTGGGGACTTTCAGTCTATTTTTTTAATCTTGTAGTATGAAAAATATCTTCGACTTAGAAATACAAAACAATAGTGTAGACGGAAAAATTGTAGCCGGATTAGAACGTTTGTCTCAGGTTTTTAAAGTTTTGTTATGGGAAAAAGCCAAAAAACACGATTTGAGTCCGATACAGATTCAGATTTTGATTTTTATAAAACACCATTCCGCAGCGAAAACAACGGTTAGTTATCTGTCTAAAGAATTCAATTTGACCAAAGCGACTGTAAGTGATACGATTAAAATTTTGGAGAGAAAAGAATACATTTCTAAAATTGAAAATGAGAAAGATTCCAGAAGTTACAGCATGGAACTGACCGCAAAAGGTTTAGAAATAGTTCTTTTAACCGAAGATTTTACAGATCCGTTATTTGATTTGGTTGCTCAAAGATCAGAAAATGATAAAACGATTCTCTGGAAAAATATGACTTCTATTATTGAGCAATTACATAATTTACAAGTCATAAACGTACAAAGCACTTGTTATAACTGTGGTTATTTTGTACAGCGAGACGGAAAAAAACATTGCCAATTGATGGATATTCCTTTAAAAACAAACGATATCAGACTCGATTGTCCAGATCATAAAGCGGTTCGTTTATAAATATTTTGCAAGCGCTGTAATTCCTTCCTGCAATTGTTCTTCGGTTAAAGAGGCGTAACCCAGTCTAAAACCATTTATTGGACTGTCAAAACTGAACTTATCAGGATTTATAATTTTGATTCCTTTAGAAAGTAATTCGGTGCAGATTTTCTCTGTATCGACTATTTTATTAGGAACAATCCAAAACGCCAGACCGCCTTCGGGTTTGGTAAAAACGGCTTTATCTTTAAGGTGTTGATTGCACAAACTTTCGAAATAATCTCTTTTTGCCTTGTAAATCAGGTTTGTTTTTTTTAGATGCCTTTTGATTTTTCCTTCGTTAATAAGATTCAAAACCGCTTCTTCCATAATATTATCACCTTGCACATCAATAATTTTTCGATGATTCGCAGCTTTCTGAACATTTTCAGCAGAACTTACCAAATAACCAATTCGAAGTGCCGGAGCTACAATCTTACTTAATGTGCCAATGTAAATAAAGTTCTTCGCATTGCTGTAACTTGAAATAGGCAGAATTGGGCGTTGTCCAAAATGAAATTCATTATCATAATCATCTTCTATAATCGTAAATCCGTATTGATTAGAAAGTTCAATGAGCTTTAAACGTTTTTTTAAACTCATTGTAACCGAAGTTGGATATTGATGATGCGGTGTTAAATAAATGGCTTTTATAGTGGGATTTTTCTTCAGATGTTTTTCGACTTCATTTAAATCCAAACCATCTTTATCGACGCTTATCGGGATTAATGAAGCACCTGCGTTTTCAAAAGCCTGCCATGCCGGTTTATATCCCGGATTTTCTATCATTACAAAATCACCTTTAGACAATAAACAATGCGAAGCCAGATACATCGCCATCTGACTGCCTCGTGTAATGCAGATTTGTTCCAGAGAAACATTCATCCCTCTTTTAAAATTCAGCATTTGTACGATCGCTTTTCGGAATTCCAGATTCCCAAATTCATTACTGTAACCCATAATCTGCCAGCGCGATTTTCGGTTGAATATTTCTCGGTAAGCACGGGCAAGATCGTTCATTGGTGCAAGTCGGCTGTCTGGAAAGCCATCATCAAAAACAAGATACGGTTTTGATTCTTCAATAGAAATATTCGGTTTGGTTTCTGAATTTTTATTAGAATTTACTTCCGGAAGAATATCGGCAATAAAAGTTCCTTTACGATCCATTGTAACCAGCCAGCCTTCGGCAATCAAAACATCTAGTGCTTCTATAACCGTATTTCGGTTTACGTTTAATAATCCCGCTAATTGCCGGCTTCCTGGCAATGCATTACCGCTTGTTAGTTTGCCTGATTTAACGGCATTGATGATCGCATCTGCAATTTGCAAATACAATGCTTTGTCTGATTTTTTATCTAAATGAATTTCGAATTGCCAAGGTCGTAACATCTGGTCTGTCTTTTAGTGTTTAAATTGTGCTAAATAAACAGACCAAATTTACAAAAGGCTTTTTGAATATGAAGTTTTACCTGAGTTTTTCTTCAAGCCCGTTGTTTTATTTTAGATAACTAAATGTAGAAAAAAATATACTTTTTTTTTAATGAAAAAAGCTTGCAGTTATCTGTCTACAAGCTTTTTAGTTTTTTCATAAATACCGGAAAAACATCGTTTAATTCATTAAATAAAGGATTTTTACGGTGCTTTAATTTGATTTCGCTGAATAATTTCAGTCCAATGGCAAACTGTGTGGCCTCATGCGGATTTTCGAATATATTTTTGTCTTTGATTCTTTCTATAATTCCGAATATTTCGTCGTGATTGTCAAACTCAATTCCAAGTTCTTTTGCAGGTTCAGTTTCGCCGTTTGCGTATTCTTTCAGGCTTAGAGTAAGGTAATATTTATTTGATCTTTTTTCCATGATATTGAATCTGTTTTATTTTAACCATTTGTCTACAATGGTTTTAAATGTTTCTTTATATTGTTCACCAACTGTAATTTCGGTTTTTCCAATTATAATTGAATTTTTGGTAATCGCATTGATTTTGTCAAGAGCCACAATAAAGGATCGGTGTACTCTCATGAATTTGGCAGAAGGAAGTTTTTCTTCTAAAGCTTTTAAGGAAATAAGTGACATCACCGCTTTTTGATTATCATCAAGATGCACTTTTACGTAATCTTTTAAACTTTCGATGTATAAAATATCCTTTAGCGAAATGCGGACCCATTGGTATTCGACTTTTAAAAAGATAAATTCATCGTCGGCAGAAATAGTCTGGAAATTATTGGAAGCTTCTTCGGTTATCTGAAGCACTTTGTTGGCAGCACGTAAAAATTCTTCGTAGCTGAAGGGTTTTAAAAGATAATCGACCGCATTTACCCTGTAACCTTCAATTGCGTAATGATTGTATGCGGTAGTAAAAACGATTTTTGGCGTTAATCCAGGTTGTTCCTGTAAAAGTCTTGCCAGTTCCATCCCTGTTAAATTGGGCATATTGATGTCGAGAAAGACAAGGTCTGGTTGTTTTTCTTTGATTAAAGACATGGCTTCAACCGCATTGTCGCAGCTCGCACTTAATTCTAAAAAAGGTGTCTGCTCAATAAAAGTCTGCACCAGTTTTAAGGCGAGGGGTTCGTCATCGACTGCTATACATTTTAATGTTATCATTAGTCTAAAATTATTTGCAGTTTTACATTGTACATTCCGTTTTTGGCCAGTCCGGCAATCAATGTATGTTTATGCGGATATATCAAATGCAGTCTGCGTTTTGTATTTGTTAAACCAATTCCGCCTTCATCTGTTACAGACGATTTTTCGAAATAGGTGTTTTCTACCTCAAATTCCAGATTACTTCCATTTTGTTTCAGTTTAATATGGATTTCGCTTTTATCTGTGGCATGGATTCCGTGTTTGAAGGCATTTTCTACTAAAGGTAGTAATAACATCGGAACAATTGGATAATCCTGCAGTTTTTCAGGAATATCAGTCGTAATGGTTAATTTGCTGTTGGCGCGAAGTTTCATCAAAGCAATGAAATCCTTCATAAATTCAGCTTCTTTATGCAGTGTAGTGCGTTCTTCTGTACTATAAAGAAGGTAGCGCATCATTCGGCTCAGGGTATGAAGTGCATTTCTGGAATCTTCAATATTAGAATACGTAAGCGAATAAATACTGTTGAGCGAATTAAAAAAGAAATGCGGATTAATTTGTGCTTTCAGCATTGCCAGTTCGGCCATTGTTTTGTCCTGTTCCAGTTTTTGTTTGTGCTGTGCCGCTTTCTGCCAGTATTGGAGCATCGACCAGCTGGTACTGATACCGAGAACCAATAACGTAAGCATAAAAACGTAATTATCGAAATATGGGTTTCGGTATTTTTTAAAACCTAAAATCAGACTTATTTTATTATGAAGATCTGTTTGTGA
This portion of the Flavobacterium gelatinilyticum genome encodes:
- a CDS encoding AAA family ATPase — its product is MNLYELVVTDTEKIALDDLLFSEENKLALTQIIKEHKYIDELKKYNLKVDNKILLHGHSGCGKTTTAKAIATALNKSIVIINLSTLINAKIGETSKNVKAIFDKAIREKAVLFLDEFDQIGKSRDNDDKDVAELKRLVNTIIQLIDYFPTDSLLICATNYYNSIDTALLRRFQVKLQFEMPDQEQLNVYYEKLLADFPVHFQDIPRKYSISYAEAKDYIHTTMKRQIIAELELKEQQKLNEVIQ
- a CDS encoding YggS family pyridoxal phosphate-dependent enzyme is translated as MKEDIILNLKQVHERIENACKTAGRDSADVQLLLATKTVPAEKIRIAIEAGETLMGENKMQELRDKDSELRNLNIERHFIGHLQTNKIKDVLKYATCIQSLDRLSLAQELDKQLQKEGRKLDVFVQVNTSFEESKFGLAPDAVISFIREIKQYETLTIKGLMTIGLLDVEKEKMRPSLRLLREIRDEIYNAKIDGITDLKLSMGMSQDLELAIAEGSNMVRVGTSIFGNRFLGKEIWNENIAE
- a CDS encoding thioredoxin family protein; its protein translation is MSKSIFYHAGCPVCVSAEHDILNLVQDVEVVNIGEDRSRIGEAQKAGVQSVPALVTPNGNVLHINFGASMEDVIG
- a CDS encoding DUF2024 family protein, with the protein product MKVAVWDTYVTRKDGKIMHFDILVDENTVDTNQIFEYGKEYLKTVSQEGQPLTSNECRFCHIDKAPAEIENQIRENGFSIIEMENCN
- a CDS encoding MarR family winged helix-turn-helix transcriptional regulator, encoding MKNIFDLEIQNNSVDGKIVAGLERLSQVFKVLLWEKAKKHDLSPIQIQILIFIKHHSAAKTTVSYLSKEFNLTKATVSDTIKILERKEYISKIENEKDSRSYSMELTAKGLEIVLLTEDFTDPLFDLVAQRSENDKTILWKNMTSIIEQLHNLQVINVQSTCYNCGYFVQRDGKKHCQLMDIPLKTNDIRLDCPDHKAVRL
- a CDS encoding PLP-dependent aminotransferase family protein, with product MLRPWQFEIHLDKKSDKALYLQIADAIINAVKSGKLTSGNALPGSRQLAGLLNVNRNTVIEALDVLIAEGWLVTMDRKGTFIADILPEVNSNKNSETKPNISIEESKPYLVFDDGFPDSRLAPMNDLARAYREIFNRKSRWQIMGYSNEFGNLEFRKAIVQMLNFKRGMNVSLEQICITRGSQMAMYLASHCLLSKGDFVMIENPGYKPAWQAFENAGASLIPISVDKDGLDLNEVEKHLKKNPTIKAIYLTPHHQYPTSVTMSLKKRLKLIELSNQYGFTIIEDDYDNEFHFGQRPILPISSYSNAKNFIYIGTLSKIVAPALRIGYLVSSAENVQKAANHRKIIDVQGDNIMEEAVLNLINEGKIKRHLKKTNLIYKAKRDYFESLCNQHLKDKAVFTKPEGGLAFWIVPNKIVDTEKICTELLSKGIKIINPDKFSFDSPINGFRLGYASLTEEQLQEGITALAKYL
- a CDS encoding DUF3861 domain-containing protein yields the protein MEKRSNKYYLTLSLKEYANGETEPAKELGIEFDNHDEIFGIIERIKDKNIFENPHEATQFAIGLKLFSEIKLKHRKNPLFNELNDVFPVFMKKLKSL
- a CDS encoding LytR/AlgR family response regulator transcription factor; amino-acid sequence: MITLKCIAVDDEPLALKLVQTFIEQTPFLELSASCDNAVEAMSLIKEKQPDLVFLDINMPNLTGMELARLLQEQPGLTPKIVFTTAYNHYAIEGYRVNAVDYLLKPFSYEEFLRAANKVLQITEEASNNFQTISADDEFIFLKVEYQWVRISLKDILYIESLKDYVKVHLDDNQKAVMSLISLKALEEKLPSAKFMRVHRSFIVALDKINAITKNSIIIGKTEITVGEQYKETFKTIVDKWLK
- a CDS encoding sensor histidine kinase translates to MASYLHRPYLFTGLHILSWALLGFIMLFYMPITWNVVLPAVFWLWQMIILFLLIILFYSNAKIIVPKTIIKDNTSPYLLWAFLAIFAMQFIAYIYTSQTDLHNKISLILGFKKYRNPYFDNYVFMLTLLVLGISTSWSMLQYWQKAAQHKQKLEQDKTMAELAMLKAQINPHFFFNSLNSIYSLTYSNIEDSRNALHTLSRMMRYLLYSTEERTTLHKEAEFMKDFIALMKLRANSKLTITTDIPEKLQDYPIVPMLLLPLVENAFKHGIHATDKSEIHIKLKQNGSNLEFEVENTYFEKSSVTDEGGIGLTNTKRRLHLIYPHKHTLIAGLAKNGMYNVKLQIILD